The following proteins are co-located in the Methylomonas sp. 11b genome:
- a CDS encoding TIGR03088 family PEP-CTERM/XrtA system glycosyltransferase, translating into MSRQLPPLIVHIIYRLGIGGLENGLVNIINNLPENNYRHAIICLADSTEFSQRIKRQDVLVHELHKRPGQDWASFYTVYRLLKQWQPAIVHTRNLAAIEYQACALLAGVPYRVHGEHGWDVFDPDGTNIKYQWLRRILGSIIDRFIPLSQHLQDYLLNRVGISSDKITRICNGVDTKTFYPRSGIRQIPDGCSLNLDQKLVIGTVGRMHGVKDQLTLVRAFIDACENFPEFAQIARLILIGDGPLRAEAIELLNTASLIDKAWLPGERDDIPQILRSLDIFVLPSKAEGISNTILEAMASGLPVIATRVGGNPELVLDGKTGCLVEKEDVKGMSSAMRELVLDDGKRRHLGEASLQRIQAEFSIDSMVNRYRQVYDKQ; encoded by the coding sequence ATGTCCAGACAGTTGCCGCCCTTAATCGTGCACATCATTTATCGGCTTGGCATTGGCGGGCTGGAGAACGGTCTGGTCAATATCATTAACAATTTGCCGGAAAACAATTACCGGCACGCCATTATCTGTTTGGCGGATAGCACCGAATTTAGCCAACGTATTAAGCGGCAAGATGTGCTTGTCCATGAGTTGCATAAGCGACCAGGGCAGGATTGGGCATCGTTTTATACAGTCTATCGCTTGTTGAAACAATGGCAACCCGCTATCGTGCATACCCGTAATTTAGCGGCAATCGAATATCAGGCTTGCGCGTTGTTAGCCGGCGTGCCTTACCGGGTGCATGGCGAGCATGGTTGGGATGTTTTCGATCCGGACGGCACTAATATCAAGTATCAATGGCTGCGGCGCATATTGGGTTCAATCATTGATCGCTTCATTCCCTTATCGCAGCATTTACAGGATTATCTGCTGAATCGAGTGGGCATTTCTTCAGATAAAATCACGCGCATCTGTAACGGCGTCGATACCAAAACGTTTTATCCTCGTTCCGGAATTAGACAAATACCGGACGGTTGCTCGCTGAATTTGGATCAAAAGTTGGTGATTGGTACAGTTGGACGCATGCACGGCGTGAAAGATCAATTGACGCTGGTTAGGGCATTTATCGATGCCTGTGAAAACTTTCCGGAATTTGCCCAAATTGCCCGTTTGATTTTGATTGGCGACGGGCCTTTGCGAGCAGAAGCGATTGAATTGTTAAATACCGCCAGCCTGATCGATAAAGCCTGGTTACCCGGCGAGCGTGACGACATTCCCCAAATTTTGCGCAGCCTTGATATTTTCGTATTGCCTTCAAAGGCGGAAGGTATTTCCAATACTATATTGGAGGCGATGGCTAGCGGTTTGCCGGTTATCGCCACTCGAGTCGGCGGCAACCCCGAGCTGGTGCTGGACGGAAAAACCGGGTGTCTGGTAGAAAAAGAGGATGTAAAGGGCATGTCATCTGCAATGCGCGAGTTGGTGCTGGATGACGGCAAACGGCGACATTTAGGCGAAGCTTCGCTTCAGCGGATTCAGGCGGAATTTTCAATCGATAGCATGGTGAACCGCTATCGGCAAGTTTATGACAAGCAGTAA
- a CDS encoding HprK-related kinase A — translation MSGPNSTSSLIASGQFVVRIGPFSIRIHSAISSVQQGILELYSDYAILPPDTFCDFYVRLIQPVGVRRFFRKQVLFAFDQFIPFKPLPYAQAFPFFEWGLNWCISGYSHRFLIVHAAVVERNGKALILPGAPGSGKSTLCAALINNGWRLLSDELTLVDRATGYVVPVPRPVSLKNESISVVADTFPFCQFSPVVHDTLKGSVCLMKPPTDSVSKADQTALPCLVVFPKYQAESSLSLSAVAKAEAFMRLADLSFNYSVLGTQGFETMVGLVNSCQAYDFIYDGDFNQASDLFVQLLDDVR, via the coding sequence TTGAGCGGACCTAATTCCACTTCATCTTTGATAGCGTCCGGGCAATTTGTCGTCAGGATTGGTCCTTTTTCAATTAGAATTCATTCTGCTATATCGTCAGTTCAGCAAGGTATCCTCGAGCTTTACTCTGACTATGCGATATTGCCCCCAGATACTTTTTGCGACTTTTATGTTCGCTTAATTCAGCCAGTGGGCGTAAGACGTTTCTTTCGCAAACAGGTGCTATTTGCCTTTGATCAATTTATTCCTTTCAAGCCTTTGCCTTATGCGCAGGCATTTCCATTTTTTGAATGGGGATTGAACTGGTGTATATCCGGCTACTCACACCGGTTTCTAATCGTTCACGCCGCCGTAGTGGAACGAAACGGTAAAGCATTAATTTTACCTGGTGCGCCGGGGTCAGGTAAGAGCACATTGTGCGCAGCATTAATCAACAACGGTTGGCGACTATTATCTGATGAATTGACTTTGGTGGATCGCGCAACCGGTTATGTTGTTCCCGTTCCGCGTCCGGTTAGTTTGAAAAACGAATCTATATCGGTGGTAGCGGATACTTTTCCATTTTGCCAATTCAGTCCTGTTGTTCACGATACTTTGAAAGGATCGGTTTGCCTGATGAAGCCACCCACCGACTCTGTGTCAAAAGCTGACCAAACCGCCCTGCCATGCTTGGTTGTATTTCCGAAATATCAGGCAGAATCATCCTTGAGTTTATCCGCGGTGGCAAAGGCCGAGGCGTTCATGCGGCTGGCGGACCTTTCATTCAATTACAGTGTACTAGGTACTCAGGGTTTTGAAACCATGGTGGGTCTGGTAAACAGTTGTCAGGCGTATGATTTCATTTACGATGGCGACTTTAACCAAGCATCTGATTTATTTGTGCAATTATTGGATGATGTACGGTAG
- a CDS encoding nucleotidyltransferase domain-containing protein has protein sequence MMPDLLNEYLMIKAKDSIDSNSDWELLLRQARSAGVLSRLAFFWKKFRLFNPPQHFSYHLESAETYWLSQKRIVNWELYNLSQVFKLLNIRLILLKGTAYSASGLNAGMGRVFSDIDILVPKYQLKTVKDALKWHGWLPESMDNYDRRYYERWMHELPPLRHIKRGTSLDIHHNILPQTCNLYPDAELLLKAAVKITDTDYWVLAPEDMVLHSASHLFWGGEFENGLRDLSDIDLLLREFSGNDPGFWDNLHNRAEMLGLGKPLFYALRYATKILGTPIPDSAIEASTIYAGRGKNRVMDYLFLQALKPHHRSCADSLTGFARWLLFLRSHWLKMPLHILVPHLIRKAWFRLADNTKKT, from the coding sequence ATGATGCCTGATTTGTTGAATGAATACTTGATGATCAAGGCAAAGGATAGTATTGATTCGAATTCCGATTGGGAGCTGTTGTTAAGGCAAGCGAGGAGTGCCGGAGTATTGTCCAGACTGGCATTCTTCTGGAAAAAATTTCGATTGTTCAACCCGCCACAGCATTTTTCTTATCATCTCGAGTCAGCTGAGACTTATTGGTTGTCTCAAAAACGCATCGTCAATTGGGAACTATATAACCTATCGCAGGTCTTTAAGCTTTTGAATATTCGGTTGATTTTGTTGAAAGGCACCGCTTATTCGGCATCCGGATTGAATGCTGGTATGGGACGCGTATTCAGCGACATCGACATATTGGTGCCTAAATATCAGTTGAAAACGGTTAAAGACGCCTTGAAATGGCATGGATGGCTTCCTGAATCCATGGATAATTATGATCGGCGCTATTACGAGCGGTGGATGCATGAATTGCCGCCACTTAGGCATATCAAGCGTGGGACTTCGCTGGATATTCATCACAATATACTCCCGCAAACCTGCAATTTATATCCCGATGCCGAGTTGTTGCTAAAAGCCGCTGTTAAGATAACCGATACCGATTATTGGGTTTTGGCCCCTGAAGATATGGTTCTCCATAGCGCCAGCCATTTATTCTGGGGCGGAGAGTTTGAAAATGGTTTGCGCGATTTGAGCGATATAGATTTGCTTCTCCGCGAGTTTAGTGGCAACGATCCGGGTTTTTGGGACAACCTGCATAATCGAGCAGAAATGTTGGGATTGGGTAAGCCCTTGTTTTACGCCCTCCGCTACGCCACTAAAATATTGGGAACCCCGATTCCTGATAGTGCCATTGAGGCTTCTACTATCTATGCGGGGCGCGGAAAAAACCGAGTTATGGACTATCTTTTCTTGCAAGCCCTAAAGCCACACCATCGTAGCTGCGCGGATAGCCTGACCGGCTTTGCTCGTTGGCTGTTGTTTCTTCGCTCGCATTGGTTAAAAATGCCCTTGCATATACTAGTGCCGCATTTAATCAGAAAGGCTTGGTTTCGGCTGGCCGACAATACTAAAAAAACATAA
- a CDS encoding XrtA/PEP-CTERM system amidotransferase gives MCGIVGIFDITGASEIDRNLLSRMNESQFHRGPDEGGLHTEPGLGFGHRRLSIIDLSSGQQPMHSQDGNVVLTYNGEVYNFPELREELEALGFSFRTHCDTEVILYAWQAWGESCVERLRGMFAFGIWDRPRQTLFLARDRLGVKPLFYAELSNGQFIFGSELKALKQHPLLPKNVDPTAVEDYFGFGYIPDPKTIYKGVYKLEPGYCLTIKRGQKGFRPKQYWDVKFQTASAGNVAEAGEELIERLREAVKIRMVADVPLGAFLSGGVDSSGVVALMAGLSKDPVNTCSISFGDPKFNEAQFAAQIADRYHTAHRVEQVDPEDFSLIDQLSGLYDEPYADSSALPTYRVCELAKKQVTVVLSGDGGDENLAGYRRYRWHTYEERMRALLPDALRMPLFSTLGKVYPKLDWAPKVLRAKTTLESIGRDSMAGYFHSVSVLSNGMRSQLFSDSLKSELQGYQAIEVFRRYSQQAPDHPLSMVQYLDLKTYLAGDILTKVDRASMAHALEVRVPLLDHKLVEWMATLPPDLKLHGREGKYLFKKALEPYLPSDILYRPKMGFAVPLSSWFRGPLKLRVQQALLGETLKSTGWFDEAYLHHLVSQHQSGLRDYSASIWSLLMFEAFLRNS, from the coding sequence ATGTGCGGCATAGTCGGTATTTTCGATATTACAGGTGCTAGTGAAATAGACCGCAATTTGTTGTCGCGGATGAACGAATCCCAGTTTCACCGGGGGCCAGACGAAGGCGGTTTGCATACCGAGCCTGGTTTGGGGTTTGGGCATCGCAGACTGTCCATTATTGACTTGTCCAGCGGTCAGCAACCCATGCATAGTCAGGATGGCAATGTGGTGCTGACCTATAACGGCGAAGTCTATAATTTTCCGGAATTGCGAGAAGAATTGGAGGCATTGGGCTTTAGCTTCAGGACTCATTGCGATACAGAAGTCATTCTCTATGCTTGGCAAGCTTGGGGTGAGTCTTGCGTGGAACGCTTGCGCGGCATGTTTGCATTTGGGATTTGGGATAGGCCGCGGCAAACATTATTTTTGGCCAGAGATCGTCTCGGTGTAAAACCGCTGTTTTATGCCGAATTAAGTAACGGTCAGTTCATTTTCGGTTCCGAACTGAAAGCATTGAAACAACACCCTTTACTGCCTAAAAATGTTGACCCTACTGCGGTAGAAGACTATTTCGGCTTTGGGTATATTCCCGATCCAAAAACCATATATAAAGGTGTTTATAAGCTTGAGCCCGGATATTGTCTAACGATTAAACGAGGGCAGAAAGGCTTTCGACCTAAACAATATTGGGACGTTAAATTTCAGACAGCTTCTGCGGGCAACGTAGCCGAAGCCGGTGAAGAGTTAATCGAGCGCTTGCGAGAAGCCGTGAAAATTCGAATGGTCGCTGACGTGCCGTTGGGGGCCTTTCTGTCTGGCGGCGTTGACTCCAGTGGCGTAGTGGCATTGATGGCGGGACTATCCAAAGATCCGGTCAATACTTGTTCGATTTCCTTCGGCGATCCTAAATTTAACGAAGCGCAATTTGCTGCTCAGATTGCGGACCGTTACCACACCGCACACCGAGTCGAACAAGTCGATCCCGAAGACTTTAGTTTGATTGATCAATTGTCCGGTTTGTATGACGAGCCATATGCCGACAGTTCTGCGTTACCTACTTACCGGGTTTGCGAATTGGCCAAGAAACAGGTGACGGTGGTGTTGTCCGGCGATGGCGGCGACGAAAATCTGGCTGGCTACCGGCGCTATCGCTGGCATACCTATGAAGAGAGGATGAGGGCATTATTGCCTGATGCGTTGCGGATGCCTTTGTTCTCTACCTTAGGCAAGGTATATCCGAAGCTGGATTGGGCGCCAAAGGTATTGAGGGCGAAGACCACGCTCGAGTCTATCGGTAGAGACTCGATGGCGGGTTATTTTCATAGTGTGTCGGTACTCTCCAACGGCATGCGCAGCCAATTATTTAGCGATAGTCTAAAGAGCGAGTTGCAGGGTTATCAAGCTATTGAAGTATTCCGTCGGTATAGTCAGCAAGCCCCTGATCATCCATTGTCAATGGTGCAATATTTGGATTTAAAAACTTATCTGGCTGGCGATATTCTGACTAAAGTTGATCGGGCAAGTATGGCTCATGCCCTGGAAGTGCGAGTACCTCTGTTGGATCATAAACTAGTCGAATGGATGGCGACCTTGCCGCCCGATTTAAAGCTACATGGGCGAGAAGGTAAATATCTTTTTAAGAAAGCGTTGGAACCTTATTTGCCCAGTGATATTCTTTACAGGCCCAAAATGGGGTTTGCAGTGCCATTGAGTAGTTGGTTTAGAGGGCCGTTAAAGCTGCGTGTTCAGCAGGCATTGTTGGGAGAAACCCTGAAAAGTACCGGTTGGTTTGATGAGGCTTATTTGCATCATTTGGTTAGTCAACACCAGTCCGGGTTGCGCGATTACAGCGCGTCGATTTGGTCATTGCTGATGTTTGAAGCGTTTCTTCGAAATAGTTAA
- a CDS encoding TIGR03087 family PEP-CTERM/XrtA system glycosyltransferase has translation MEKPKLLYLVHRIPYPPNKGDKIRSFHFLLALAVEYRIFLGTFIDDPDDKQHIDALKSFCADTRCIELNPKIGKIKSLIGLLNGEALSLPYYRNRELQEWVDKTIHEQGVERVMIFSSPMAQYVEKYTNLHWVADFVDVDSDKWRQYALSKHWPASWIYRREAEKLLTYERRIAGRADATIFVSEQEAGLFKTLAPESASKIGFVNNGVDTDRFDPDLSWQMPFPAKQRAVVFTGAMDYWANVDAVKWFAEQVFPIIKNRLPDVYFYIVGSKPAKEVLQLADKDPAVVVTGRVDDVRPYVAYADVVVAPLRIARGIQNKVLEAMAMAKPIVATSAAMEGIPGGANLEVAIADAPEDFANQVLRFLEQPVESANVNRRYVESDFSWEQNGQRLCRLLEGESA, from the coding sequence ATGGAAAAGCCTAAATTACTTTACTTAGTCCATCGTATTCCTTATCCACCTAATAAGGGCGATAAAATTCGTTCTTTTCATTTTTTGCTCGCTTTGGCGGTCGAATACCGGATATTCCTCGGTACCTTTATCGATGACCCTGATGATAAGCAACATATCGACGCCTTAAAGTCTTTCTGTGCAGATACTCGCTGTATCGAATTAAATCCGAAGATAGGTAAAATTAAAAGTTTGATAGGCTTGCTGAATGGAGAAGCCTTGAGTTTGCCGTATTACCGTAACCGCGAATTGCAGGAATGGGTAGATAAGACTATCCACGAACAGGGTGTCGAGCGGGTAATGATCTTTTCGTCGCCAATGGCGCAATATGTTGAGAAATATACAAACTTGCACTGGGTGGCCGATTTTGTCGATGTCGATTCCGACAAGTGGCGGCAATATGCGCTTAGTAAGCATTGGCCCGCAAGTTGGATCTATCGGCGAGAAGCCGAGAAATTGTTGACTTATGAGCGCCGTATCGCCGGTAGGGCCGATGCGACAATATTCGTATCCGAACAAGAAGCAGGTTTGTTCAAAACGTTGGCGCCTGAATCGGCAAGCAAAATTGGTTTTGTAAACAACGGAGTGGATACGGATAGGTTCGATCCGGATTTGTCATGGCAAATGCCCTTCCCGGCCAAGCAGCGGGCTGTAGTTTTCACGGGAGCGATGGATTATTGGGCCAATGTTGATGCGGTCAAATGGTTTGCCGAGCAGGTGTTCCCTATTATTAAAAACCGCCTGCCTGACGTATATTTTTACATAGTGGGTTCCAAGCCTGCCAAAGAAGTGTTGCAACTGGCGGATAAAGATCCCGCCGTAGTTGTGACCGGTCGGGTTGACGATGTCAGGCCCTATGTTGCTTACGCGGACGTTGTCGTTGCGCCTTTACGGATCGCCAGAGGCATTCAAAACAAAGTCCTGGAAGCCATGGCGATGGCCAAGCCGATAGTGGCTACCTCGGCGGCTATGGAAGGCATTCCGGGCGGGGCGAATTTGGAAGTGGCGATAGCCGACGCTCCGGAAGACTTTGCCAACCAAGTTTTACGGTTTTTGGAGCAGCCGGTCGAATCCGCTAACGTCAATCGCCGCTATGTAGAAAGCGATTTCAGTTGGGAGCAAAACGGCCAACGCTTGTGCCGATTGTTAGAGGGCGAGTCTGCTTAA
- the wecB gene encoding non-hydrolyzing UDP-N-acetylglucosamine 2-epimerase, producing the protein MFPKVLVCVVGARPNFMKMAPIIRQLQAVRHLVTPYLVHTGQHYDQAMKDTFFQQLGIPEPDKDLGVGSGSHAMQTANVMLRFEPVLDEVKPFAVLVVGDVNSTIACGLVAVKKNIPLIHVEAGLRSYDRQMPEEINRILTDQISDLLFTTERAAADNLIKEGIAEQRICFTGNVMIDTLLANCQQASSLAETLLRYGSKQVVSEKAYALLTLHRPSNVDDPETLARLVRVVGDISEKLPVIFPVHPRTQQKIVEAGLLQILPQQRVIMLPPVAYLEMLGLMQSAQLVLTDSGGLQEETTALGVPCVTLRENTERPITITEGTNTIVGTDRAKIMQCVDDILLTGGKSGRVPEYWDGKAAGRIVDEIVRRYELAG; encoded by the coding sequence ATGTTCCCTAAAGTCTTGGTTTGCGTGGTTGGCGCGCGACCTAATTTCATGAAAATGGCGCCAATTATTAGGCAGTTACAAGCAGTTAGGCATTTGGTGACACCTTATTTGGTGCATACCGGTCAGCATTACGACCAAGCCATGAAAGATACTTTTTTCCAACAGCTCGGTATTCCTGAACCTGACAAAGATTTGGGTGTTGGATCCGGCAGTCATGCAATGCAGACTGCAAATGTCATGTTGCGGTTTGAGCCGGTTTTGGATGAGGTTAAGCCTTTTGCCGTGTTGGTAGTGGGTGATGTCAATTCAACCATCGCCTGCGGGTTGGTCGCAGTTAAAAAAAATATTCCATTGATCCATGTTGAAGCCGGTTTGAGAAGTTATGATCGGCAAATGCCGGAAGAGATTAACCGGATTTTGACAGACCAAATCTCAGACCTGCTATTCACCACGGAACGTGCGGCGGCGGACAATTTGATTAAGGAAGGTATTGCCGAACAGCGGATATGCTTTACCGGTAATGTGATGATCGACACGCTTCTGGCTAACTGCCAACAAGCCTCTTCTTTGGCGGAAACATTGCTGCGATACGGTTCTAAGCAGGTTGTTTCGGAAAAAGCTTATGCCTTGTTAACGCTACACAGGCCTTCTAATGTTGACGACCCCGAAACACTGGCGCGCTTGGTTCGGGTGGTAGGGGATATCAGTGAAAAACTCCCGGTGATATTTCCGGTCCACCCACGTACACAGCAAAAAATTGTGGAAGCGGGTTTGCTGCAAATATTGCCGCAACAGAGGGTGATTATGTTGCCTCCGGTGGCATATTTGGAAATGCTCGGTTTGATGCAATCCGCCCAATTGGTTTTGACTGACTCCGGTGGTTTACAGGAAGAAACCACCGCATTGGGTGTACCTTGTGTGACTTTGCGGGAAAATACCGAAAGGCCGATCACGATCACCGAGGGTACTAATACTATTGTGGGAACTGATCGGGCTAAAATCATGCAATGCGTTGATGATATTTTGCTCACTGGTGGTAAAAGTGGCCGAGTCCCGGAATATTGGGATGGTAAAGCCGCTGGTCGCATCGTCGATGAAATTGTGCGTCGTTATGAGTTGGCAGGGTAA
- a CDS encoding TIGR04063 family PEP-CTERM/XrtA system glycosyltransferase, giving the protein MKILHILDHSIPLHSGYTFRTRAILEQQRKLGWETFHVTSAKHQVAEASVETVDGLTFYRSVIPQGLAAKLPVLNQWAIVQSLAERLDEIIPQIKPDILHAHSPALNGLAALKVAKKYGLPLVYECRAFWEDAAVDHGTTQEGSLRYRLTKALETHVFKHADAVTTICEGLRRDIIGRGVAEEKITVIPNAVDIDKFTYGEAAEPSLQAELGLSGKIVLGFIGSFYAYEGLLLLLDALPAIIEQQPNVRLLLVGGGPQQQQIVQKIEELGLRDWVILPGRVAHDQVQRYYNLVDIFVYPRLAMRLTDLVTPLKPLEAMAQGRLLVASDVGGHHELIRDRETGYLFKAGDKAALAQTVLAALNQQDQWDQVRRAGRRYVEDERNWERSVSHYQAVYGRIMAGKDGR; this is encoded by the coding sequence ATGAAGATATTACATATACTGGATCACTCCATTCCTTTGCACAGCGGATACACCTTCCGTACTCGTGCGATTCTCGAACAACAACGCAAACTGGGATGGGAGACGTTTCACGTCACATCCGCCAAACATCAAGTCGCGGAAGCTTCCGTTGAAACCGTTGATGGACTTACCTTTTATCGATCTGTTATCCCGCAAGGTTTGGCAGCGAAACTGCCGGTTTTAAATCAGTGGGCCATCGTACAGTCGTTGGCGGAACGGTTGGATGAAATTATTCCGCAGATCAAGCCGGACATTCTGCACGCCCATTCGCCCGCGTTGAACGGGCTTGCGGCATTAAAAGTAGCTAAGAAATATGGGCTGCCGTTGGTCTACGAATGCCGGGCATTTTGGGAGGATGCGGCCGTCGATCACGGCACCACTCAAGAAGGCAGTTTACGTTACCGATTGACCAAGGCTTTGGAAACGCACGTGTTTAAGCATGCTGATGCCGTCACGACTATTTGCGAAGGTTTGCGCCGAGATATTATCGGGCGCGGAGTCGCTGAGGAAAAAATTACCGTGATTCCCAACGCCGTCGATATCGATAAGTTTACCTATGGCGAGGCCGCAGAGCCTAGTTTGCAAGCAGAACTAGGTTTGAGTGGCAAAATCGTGCTCGGCTTTATTGGGTCTTTTTATGCCTACGAGGGTTTATTGCTATTGTTAGATGCGTTGCCGGCGATTATCGAACAACAGCCAAATGTGCGCTTGTTGTTAGTGGGTGGTGGGCCGCAACAGCAACAGATTGTGCAGAAAATTGAGGAGTTGGGCTTGCGGGATTGGGTAATCCTTCCCGGACGCGTTGCTCACGATCAAGTGCAGCGCTATTACAATCTGGTCGATATCTTCGTTTATCCGCGCTTGGCGATGCGCTTAACCGATCTGGTGACCCCTTTAAAACCGCTGGAAGCCATGGCCCAAGGCCGATTGTTGGTGGCGTCCGATGTCGGTGGGCATCACGAATTGATTCGCGACCGGGAAACCGGCTATCTATTCAAGGCTGGCGATAAAGCAGCATTGGCGCAAACGGTGTTGGCGGCCCTAAATCAGCAAGATCAATGGGACCAAGTTCGGCGCGCCGGCAGACGCTATGTCGAAGATGAGCGCAATTGGGAGCGAAGCGTTAGTCATTATCAAGCTGTTTACGGCCGGATAATGGCGGGTAAAGATGGCAGATAA
- a CDS encoding FemAB family XrtA/PEP-CTERM system-associated protein — protein sequence MIKLLEPAQRERWDHYVMAAADGSFFHLSAWQQVIKQAFGHDTYYFYAEQGGEITGILPLTHVNSLLFGNSLVSNAFCVYGGIVASNDEAFAALQTKAQELARELGVDSLEMRNRQQKHPDWPHKELYVTFRKELDPDVEKNLNAIPRKQRAMVRAGIKAGLTSVIDDNVERLYRAYSESVRNLGTPVFPKKYFQILQDVFGERCEVLTIEHESQLVASVMSFYFKDEVLPYYGGGTDAARDLKGNDFMYWEVMRRAVEKGCRVFDYGRSKVGTGSYRFKKHWGFEPEPLYYEVDLVKAKQIPEINPLNPKYRLFIAAWKRLPLPVSQLVGPWLAKDLG from the coding sequence ATGATCAAATTACTTGAGCCAGCCCAAAGAGAGCGTTGGGATCACTATGTCATGGCTGCGGCCGATGGCAGCTTTTTTCATTTATCAGCTTGGCAGCAGGTAATTAAACAAGCCTTCGGCCACGATACTTACTATTTCTACGCAGAACAAGGTGGCGAAATCACCGGTATTTTGCCTTTGACCCATGTCAATAGCTTGTTATTTGGCAATTCTTTGGTGTCAAACGCGTTTTGTGTTTATGGCGGAATTGTCGCGAGCAATGATGAAGCCTTCGCAGCGTTGCAAACCAAAGCCCAAGAACTGGCCAGGGAATTGGGCGTGGATAGTCTGGAAATGAGAAATCGGCAACAGAAGCATCCTGATTGGCCGCATAAAGAACTCTATGTCACGTTTAGAAAAGAACTCGATCCAGACGTTGAAAAAAATCTAAATGCAATCCCACGCAAGCAGCGGGCTATGGTGCGGGCTGGCATCAAAGCCGGTCTTACAAGTGTCATAGACGACAATGTCGAACGTCTATACCGCGCCTATTCTGAAAGTGTCAGGAACCTGGGCACCCCGGTATTTCCGAAAAAATATTTTCAAATTTTGCAGGATGTATTCGGCGAGCGTTGCGAGGTGCTAACGATAGAGCACGAAAGTCAGCTGGTCGCCAGTGTGATGAGTTTTTATTTTAAGGACGAGGTTTTGCCTTATTACGGCGGCGGCACCGACGCGGCCCGTGATTTGAAAGGCAACGATTTCATGTATTGGGAAGTGATGCGGCGTGCGGTGGAAAAGGGATGCCGGGTTTTCGATTACGGTCGCAGTAAAGTTGGCACAGGCTCTTATCGCTTTAAAAAGCACTGGGGTTTCGAACCGGAACCTCTCTATTACGAGGTTGATTTGGTTAAAGCGAAACAAATACCCGAAATCAATCCGCTCAATCCTAAATACCGCTTGTTTATTGCGGCTTGGAAGCGCTTGCCTTTGCCGGTTAGTCAGCTGGTCGGCCCTTGGCTTGCCAAGGACTTAGGCTAA
- a CDS encoding XrtA system polysaccharide deacetylase: protein MNLPVRVNAMTVDVEDYFQVSAFEANIQRSQWDALPHRVEQNTQRILDLFAQHQVKATFFTLGWVAERYPQLVRRIVDEGHELASHGYQHTRVTEQTPEQFREDLRISRQILEDIGGEPIVGYRAASYSIGAKNLWALQVLEDEGFQYSSSIYPVKHDLYGMPSAPRFAYRPDNAPKLLEIPITTLKILDRNVPCGGGGFFRLYPYQFSKWAYSHLNKHENQSGIFYFHPWEIDPEQPRQHDLSFKTRFRHYLNLGRMQNRLNSLLSDFAWDTMQNVFLSKQTDKSS from the coding sequence ATGAATTTGCCTGTACGGGTTAATGCCATGACGGTCGATGTCGAGGATTATTTTCAGGTCTCGGCTTTTGAGGCGAATATTCAGCGTAGTCAGTGGGATGCTCTGCCGCACCGGGTAGAACAGAATACCCAGAGGATTTTGGATTTATTTGCGCAACATCAGGTAAAAGCCACTTTTTTTACCTTGGGCTGGGTAGCCGAACGTTATCCGCAGCTGGTTCGGCGGATTGTCGATGAAGGGCACGAACTCGCTTCGCACGGTTATCAACATACCCGCGTAACCGAACAAACACCGGAACAGTTCCGGGAAGATCTTAGAATTAGCCGGCAGATTCTCGAAGACATCGGCGGTGAGCCAATTGTGGGTTATCGCGCCGCTAGCTATTCGATAGGCGCTAAGAATCTCTGGGCGCTTCAGGTATTGGAAGACGAGGGCTTTCAGTACAGTTCCAGTATATATCCTGTAAAACACGATTTATACGGTATGCCGAGCGCTCCCCGCTTCGCCTACAGGCCGGATAACGCACCCAAACTTTTAGAAATACCGATTACTACTTTGAAAATCCTGGATCGTAATGTCCCCTGCGGTGGCGGTGGATTTTTTCGATTGTATCCCTATCAGTTTTCGAAGTGGGCTTACAGCCACCTCAATAAACACGAAAATCAGTCTGGAATTTTTTATTTTCACCCTTGGGAAATAGATCCTGAACAGCCGCGGCAACATGATCTATCGTTTAAAACTCGTTTCAGACATTATTTGAATCTGGGTCGAATGCAAAATCGCCTTAACAGTTTACTGTCCGATTTTGCTTGGGACACCATGCAGAATGTGTTTCTAAGCAAACAAACAGACAAATCATCATAG